The Meriones unguiculatus strain TT.TT164.6M chromosome 1, Bangor_MerUng_6.1, whole genome shotgun sequence genome has a segment encoding these proteins:
- the Ccdc8 gene encoding coiled-coil domain-containing protein 8: protein MLQIGEDVDYLLIPREVRLAGGVWRVISKPATKEAEFRERLLQFLQEEGRTLEDVARVIEKNTPHPPQPSQKSKERRVRRVLKMVTPPPRLVIGTYDSSNASDSEFSDFETSKVKGNRGAQRTRKVRKMPVSYLGSKFLGSDVDSEDDEELVEAFLRRGEKKPSAPPPRRRINLPVPMFENLGPQPSKADRWREYVSQMSWGKLKQTVKGWAPRSGEAQQVSSMAERARELRLGRSTSQDRHSSRSTGDGINQTLGTSRWTPKIKWVSLRRFRKEKAPSQAQGTGMPAVGPPEAAENQGPEAPAEHGAEAAANQRAEAAANQGAEAAANQRAEAAANPRGETAANQRAEAAANPWGETAANQRAEAAANPRAEAAANQRAEAIEASEGPANRGTGAGDNQRVEAPADQRVGVLHDQREEAGPQATPEASAGSGSRVRKQVKTVRFQTPGRFSWFCKRRRAFWHSPLLPTLPKRVPKTGEARSLRVLRPEARVEMQEREQEEEL, encoded by the coding sequence ATGCTGCAGATTGGGGAGGATGTTGACTATCTGCTTATCCCCCGGGAGGTCCGGCTGGCCGGGGGCGTGTGGAGAGTCATCTCCAAGCCTGCTACCAAGGAGGCTGAGTTTCGGGAGCGGCTGCTCCAGTTTCTGCAGGAGGAGGGTCGTACCCTGGAAGATGTGGCCCGAGTCATCGAAAAGAACACTCCACACCCACCCCAGCCCTCCCAAAAATCCAAGGAGCGCCGAGTGAGGAGAGTCCTGAAGATGGTCACTCCCCCCCCTCGGCTGGTCATAGGCACCTACGACAGCAGCAATGCCAGCGACAGCGAGTTCAGTGACTTTGAGACCTCCAAAGTCAAAGGCAACAGGGGCGCCCAGAGGACCAGGAAGGTGCGCAAAATGCCTGTCAGTTACTTGGGCAGCAAATTCCTGGGCAGCGACGTGGACAGTGAGGATGATGAGGAGCTGGTGGAGGCCTTCCTTCGCCGAGGAGAGAAGAAGCCCAGTGCACCTCCTCCACGCCGCCGAATCAATCTTCCAGTGCCCATGTTTGAGAACCTGGGGCCCCAGCCGTCCAAGGCGGACAGATGGAGGGAGTATGTCAGCCAGATGTCCTGGGGGAAGCTGAAACAGACGGTGAAGGGCTGGGCGCCCAGATCAGGCGAGGCCCAGCAAGTCTCCTCAATGGCTGAGAGGGCTCGAGAGTTGAGACTCGGTCGCAGCACTAGCCAGGACCGACACAGCTCCAGAAGCACAGGAGATGGGATCAACCAGACCCTGGGTACCAGTCGCTGGACGCCCAAGATCAAGTGGGTCTCCTTGAGACGGTTCAGGAAGGAGAAGGCACCATCCCAAGCTCAGGGGACAGGCATGCCAGCTGTGGGTCCCCCAGAGGCCGCAGAGAACCAGGGGCCAGAGGCTCCAGCTGAACATGGTGCAGAGGCTGCAGCTAACCAGAGGGCAGAGGCTGCAGCTAATCAGGGGGCAGAGGCTGCAGCTAACCAGAGGGCAGAGGCTGCAGCTAATCCAAGGGGAGAGACTGCAGCTAACCAGAGGGCAGAGGCTGCAGCTAATCCATGGGGAGAGACTGCAGCTAATCAGAGGGCAGAGGCTGCAGCTAATCCAAGGGCAGAGGCTGCAGCTAATCAGAGGGCAGAAGCCATAGAGGCTTCTGAGGGTCCAGCTAACCGAGGGACTGGAGCTGGAGACAATCAGAGGGTGGAGGCCCCAGCTGACCAGAGGGTAGGAGTCCTCCATGACCAGAGGGAGGAGGCCGGACCTCAGGCTACGCCAGAAGCCTCAGCTGGTTCTGGATCTAGGGTCCGGAAACAGGTAAAGACAGTGAGGTTCCAGACCCCAGGACGCTTCTCATGGTTTTGCAAGCGCAGGAGAGCCTTCTGGCATAGTCCACTGTTGCCAACGTTGCCCAAGAGAGTCCCCAAGACAGGTGAGGCTAGGAGCCTCAGGGTGCTGAGGCCTGAAGCTAGAGTAGAA